A genomic stretch from Chitinophaga agri includes:
- a CDS encoding SusC/RagA family TonB-linked outer membrane protein, giving the protein MIVKSASLRQWLLILLFLLSLAPGLYAQKQSVAGRVTEGKDALPGVSVRVKGTNQGTLTNEQGRFTLSVANGDTLIFNHMGYTPQEVIVKGGAPINITLSTNTQNVNEVVVVGYGTQKKATLTGSISVVKGSDIVKSPQPNVSNALAGRFSGVITNNRSGEPGYDGSSVTVRGLATPGNNDVLIVVDGVPGQIGGLDRLDPNDIESISVLKDASAAVYGSRAANGVILVTTKRGKTGKPAISYSFNQGFSSPTRLPKMADAATYAEIVNEIRYYGTPAGGMNQVYSADEIRKFRDGSDPLNYPNTDWQKETLRKVALQNQHNLSVSGGTDNVRYYASLGMIKQNGIYKQGVTEYNQYNFRSNIDADVTKRLKVGIYLSGRQEDRLYPQTGAGDIFRSIYRAYPTVAPRYPNGLPTAGIENNNPVLQVTDIGGVNRNPTQVFNGILKGSYLIPGVDGLSMDGFFSVDKSWSFSKSFSKPYSVYQYNKTTDTYNKNIIGGSAGAASLTQGQLNRSQVTSNIKLNYVKKFGPHDISAFVAYEQSRIAQDSMGAYRINFPTPATPELSQGGAAAGDRGNSGNSYNFTRKSYFGRLAYNYQEKYLLEAQARIDGSSTFPKGNQYGFFPSVSAGWRVSQEDWFKSVSFIDDLKLRGSYGTLGNDNVGLFQYYDNYSFNNQYVLGGAIQPGIDLIKLGNAGITWETAKKLDVGINAQFLKHFNFEFIYFQQKRSNILALRNASIPQMTGIVNPNGSQSLVPFENIGKVNSKGLEATLGYNNQTKGGLHYSINGNITYAKSKIIFLDEPAGALDYQRITGRPLNTYLLYNAIGIFQSQEEINKTPHITGAKPGDLIYEDYNKDGKIDGNDPVRSKYGNIPEITYGVVMSADYKGVDLSIVVSGQTRVSQYVLPESGTIGNFYSSWADNRWSPTNMGGNYPRVDERASSSVNGGLYQNNFWLNDASFVRLKNVELGYTLNSNLLSRMKLAGVRIYANAFNLFTITKVKDYDPEGNSGSGQFYPQQRIVNAGVNVKF; this is encoded by the coding sequence ATGATAGTGAAGTCAGCTTCACTACGGCAATGGCTCCTTATCCTCCTTTTTTTGCTCTCACTGGCACCTGGGCTTTATGCGCAGAAGCAGTCCGTTGCAGGAAGGGTTACTGAGGGAAAGGATGCATTACCAGGGGTAAGTGTCCGGGTTAAGGGGACTAACCAGGGAACACTTACAAATGAACAGGGCCGCTTTACACTGTCCGTGGCCAACGGTGATACCCTGATCTTCAATCACATGGGCTATACTCCACAGGAAGTTATTGTAAAAGGAGGGGCGCCGATCAATATCACCCTCTCCACTAACACACAGAATGTCAATGAGGTGGTCGTTGTTGGTTACGGTACCCAGAAAAAGGCAACCCTGACCGGTTCTATATCTGTGGTGAAAGGTTCCGACATCGTTAAAAGCCCGCAGCCTAACGTATCCAATGCACTGGCGGGACGCTTTTCCGGTGTGATCACCAATAACAGGTCCGGTGAGCCGGGTTATGACGGCTCCAGCGTGACAGTCCGTGGGCTGGCGACGCCGGGTAACAATGATGTACTGATCGTGGTAGATGGTGTACCCGGACAGATCGGTGGTCTGGACAGGCTGGACCCGAATGATATCGAGAGTATCAGCGTACTGAAAGATGCATCCGCTGCTGTTTATGGTAGCCGTGCAGCGAACGGAGTGATCCTGGTAACCACCAAACGTGGTAAGACCGGTAAACCAGCTATCAGCTACAGCTTCAACCAGGGTTTTTCTTCTCCTACCAGACTGCCTAAAATGGCAGATGCAGCTACCTATGCGGAGATCGTGAATGAGATCCGTTATTATGGTACGCCGGCTGGTGGTATGAACCAGGTATATTCCGCCGATGAGATCCGGAAATTCAGAGATGGTTCCGATCCGCTGAACTATCCCAATACCGACTGGCAGAAAGAAACGCTGAGGAAAGTGGCGTTGCAGAATCAGCACAACCTTTCTGTAAGTGGTGGTACTGACAACGTAAGGTATTACGCTTCCCTGGGTATGATCAAACAGAATGGTATTTATAAGCAGGGGGTTACTGAATACAATCAGTACAACTTCCGCTCAAATATCGATGCAGATGTGACCAAGAGACTGAAAGTGGGTATTTACCTTTCCGGCCGTCAGGAAGACCGTCTGTATCCTCAAACGGGTGCCGGTGATATCTTCCGCTCCATCTATCGCGCTTATCCGACTGTAGCGCCACGTTATCCGAACGGACTGCCAACCGCTGGTATCGAAAATAATAACCCTGTGTTGCAGGTGACGGATATCGGTGGTGTGAACAGGAACCCTACACAGGTATTCAATGGTATCCTCAAAGGTAGCTATCTGATCCCGGGTGTAGATGGACTGTCAATGGACGGTTTCTTCTCCGTGGATAAATCCTGGAGCTTCTCCAAATCATTCAGCAAACCTTACTCAGTATATCAGTACAATAAAACTACTGATACCTATAATAAAAATATCATCGGAGGTTCTGCCGGTGCAGCGTCGCTTACACAGGGACAGCTGAACCGCTCACAGGTGACTTCCAACATCAAACTGAACTATGTTAAGAAGTTTGGTCCGCATGATATCAGTGCGTTCGTAGCCTATGAACAGAGCAGGATCGCGCAGGATAGTATGGGTGCCTACAGAATTAACTTCCCGACACCCGCTACACCTGAACTGTCTCAGGGTGGTGCCGCTGCCGGCGACAGGGGCAACTCAGGTAACAGCTACAATTTCACCAGAAAAAGTTACTTCGGCCGGCTGGCTTACAACTACCAGGAGAAATACCTGCTGGAAGCACAGGCGCGTATAGATGGTTCTTCTACCTTCCCTAAAGGCAATCAGTATGGTTTCTTCCCATCTGTATCTGCAGGATGGAGAGTGTCTCAGGAAGACTGGTTCAAGTCGGTGAGCTTTATCGATGACCTGAAACTAAGAGGTTCCTATGGTACCCTGGGTAATGACAACGTGGGACTGTTCCAGTATTATGACAACTACTCTTTCAATAACCAGTATGTACTCGGTGGTGCTATACAGCCCGGTATTGACCTGATCAAACTGGGTAATGCCGGTATTACCTGGGAAACAGCTAAGAAACTGGACGTCGGTATCAATGCACAGTTCCTGAAGCATTTCAACTTTGAGTTCATCTATTTCCAGCAGAAACGTTCCAACATCCTGGCACTGAGAAATGCTTCTATCCCCCAGATGACCGGTATCGTGAATCCGAATGGTAGCCAGTCACTGGTGCCTTTTGAGAACATCGGTAAAGTGAACAGCAAAGGTCTGGAAGCAACCCTGGGGTATAACAATCAAACCAAAGGTGGTCTGCACTACAGCATCAATGGTAACATCACCTATGCAAAGAGCAAGATCATCTTCCTGGATGAACCAGCTGGTGCACTGGATTACCAGCGCATCACCGGCAGACCGCTCAACACCTATCTGCTGTATAACGCCATCGGTATCTTCCAGTCACAGGAAGAGATCAATAAGACACCTCACATCACCGGTGCGAAGCCTGGTGACCTGATCTATGAGGACTATAACAAAGATGGCAAGATCGATGGTAATGACCCTGTAAGATCCAAGTATGGCAATATTCCGGAAATCACCTACGGTGTGGTAATGAGCGCTGACTATAAAGGTGTGGACCTGTCTATCGTTGTATCAGGACAAACACGCGTAAGCCAGTATGTATTACCTGAATCCGGTACTATCGGTAACTTCTATAGCAGCTGGGCTGACAACCGCTGGAGCCCCACCAACATGGGTGGTAACTATCCAAGAGTGGATGAAAGAGCTTCTTCTTCTGTGAACGGTGGCCTGTATCAGAACAACTTCTGGCTGAATGATGCGTCCTTCGTACGTCTGAAGAACGTGGAACTGGGCTACACCCTGAACAGCAACCTGCTTTCCAGAATGAAACTTGCTGGCGTGCGGATTTACGCCAACGCATTTAACCTGTTCACCATTACCAAAGTGAAAGATTATGATCCGGAAGGTAACAGCGGCAGCGGCCAGTTCTATCCGCAGCAGCGTATCGTGAATGCAGGCGTGAACGTTAAATTTTAA
- a CDS encoding glycoside hydrolase family 35 protein has protein sequence MKKTGFITLLIVFSHLFSFAQQHTFALGDTAFLLDGKPFLMISGEIHYPRVPKECWRDRMKMAKAMGLNTIGTYVFWNVHEPEQGRYEFSGNNDIAAFVKMAKEEGLWVVLRPSPYVCAEWEFGGYPYWLQEIRGLKVRSKEPQYLAAYKNYINAVGKQLSPLLVTHGGNILMVQIENEYGSYSDDKDYLDVNRRMFIEAGFDGLLYTCDPKAAIKNGHLPGLLPAINGVDDPIQVKQLINENHGGKGPYYIAEWYPAWFDWWGTKHHTVPYQQYLGKLDSVLAAGISINMYMFHGGTTRGFMNGANANDKDPYEPQISSYDYDAPLDEAGNATEKFMQFRQVIARHLPAGTVLPEVPAKRPVITIPEIRLTAANSVFDLLPKPVSSVTPRTFEDLHQAYGWVLYSTTLQGGRKGLLQLKELRDYCIVMVNGKRVGVLDRRSKLDSIELQLPAGKVKLDLLVENLGRINFGPYLLSNRKGITEKVLFDHKALKGWRQYGLPFDHLPQVKTGVVKAGANVPVYRTGTFTLEKTGDTWLDLSNWGKGAVWINGHHLGRYWQVGPQQTIYVPAEWLKAGKNDIAVMELTKPEQETLQGIDHPILDVLNPGM, from the coding sequence ATGAAAAAGACTGGCTTTATTACACTCCTCATTGTTTTTTCCCATTTATTTTCATTCGCACAACAGCATACATTCGCCCTCGGTGATACAGCCTTTCTGCTGGATGGTAAACCTTTCCTGATGATCTCGGGAGAGATCCATTATCCGCGTGTGCCGAAGGAATGCTGGCGCGACAGAATGAAAATGGCCAAGGCAATGGGACTGAACACTATTGGTACCTATGTTTTCTGGAATGTACATGAACCGGAGCAGGGCAGGTATGAATTCTCAGGCAATAATGATATTGCCGCTTTCGTGAAGATGGCCAAAGAAGAAGGATTGTGGGTGGTGTTAAGACCCAGTCCCTATGTATGTGCGGAATGGGAGTTTGGTGGCTATCCATACTGGTTGCAGGAGATCAGGGGACTGAAGGTACGTAGCAAGGAGCCACAGTACCTGGCGGCTTACAAAAATTATATCAATGCCGTGGGAAAACAGCTGTCGCCTTTACTGGTCACACATGGTGGCAACATCCTGATGGTGCAGATAGAGAACGAGTACGGCTCTTACTCCGATGATAAAGACTACCTGGATGTGAACCGCAGGATGTTCATAGAGGCGGGCTTTGATGGACTGTTATATACCTGTGATCCGAAGGCTGCGATTAAAAACGGCCATTTACCAGGCTTATTGCCCGCTATTAATGGTGTCGATGATCCCATACAGGTAAAACAGCTGATCAACGAAAATCACGGCGGAAAAGGGCCTTACTACATAGCAGAATGGTATCCTGCCTGGTTTGACTGGTGGGGTACGAAACATCATACTGTTCCGTATCAGCAATACCTGGGTAAACTGGACAGCGTACTGGCGGCAGGCATCTCTATCAATATGTATATGTTCCATGGCGGCACAACCCGTGGTTTCATGAACGGGGCGAATGCCAATGACAAAGATCCGTATGAACCACAGATCAGCAGTTACGATTACGACGCGCCACTGGATGAAGCGGGTAATGCCACAGAGAAGTTCATGCAGTTCAGGCAGGTAATAGCACGACACCTGCCTGCAGGTACCGTGTTACCGGAAGTGCCGGCAAAGCGCCCCGTGATCACCATCCCTGAGATCAGACTGACGGCTGCCAACAGTGTATTTGATCTACTGCCTAAGCCGGTGAGCAGCGTAACACCGCGTACATTCGAAGACCTCCACCAGGCTTACGGATGGGTGTTGTACAGCACCACGCTCCAGGGCGGCAGAAAAGGCTTGTTACAATTAAAAGAGCTCCGCGACTATTGCATCGTGATGGTCAATGGAAAACGTGTAGGCGTTTTGGACAGACGCTCCAAACTGGATAGTATCGAGTTGCAGTTGCCCGCCGGAAAGGTGAAGCTTGACCTGCTGGTAGAGAACCTGGGACGTATCAACTTCGGCCCTTACCTGTTGTCTAACCGCAAGGGTATCACAGAGAAGGTACTCTTCGATCATAAAGCGTTGAAAGGCTGGCGACAGTACGGGCTGCCGTTTGATCACCTGCCGCAGGTGAAGACGGGAGTGGTGAAAGCAGGTGCGAACGTTCCGGTATACAGAACGGGTACCTTCACGCTGGAGAAAACCGGCGATACCTGGCTGGATCTCAGTAACTGGGGTAAAGGCGCTGTATGGATCAACGGTCATCACCTGGGAAGGTATTGGCAGGTCGGTCCGCAACAGACGATCTACGTGCCTGCGGAATGGCTGAAAGCCGGGAAGAATGATATTGCCGTAATGGAGCTGACGAAACCGGAGCAGGAGACCTTACAGGGCATAGATCATCCTATACTGGATGTATTGAACCCAGGTATGTAG
- a CDS encoding RagB/SusD family nutrient uptake outer membrane protein, with protein sequence MKTKHFIYSLIAFAGVTFTSCKKDYLDIVPTDRVSDAAILADSSLFNDFVLNRYLSIKLQDKEGEGTNPGFGRGFEYAMWASVSDEAIYNNDDNTWLIQRGLLAPENTGIAGTLWGRSYRSIREVNWGLANIMQVQMGEGLRTRLRGELHFIRAFRYHDLIRNYGKVILVGDKVYELNDKPTEADYTRSSLKECMDYAVAELDSAIAQLPAANDGSWESGRAIKGAAMALKARLLLYAASPLYNVGSWADAAAAAKAVMDLNQYSIAPDYAKLFLDVNNNEIIFARQYAIGARHVCLEIANGANGYNGWAGNTPLQNMVDAYEMNNGKPITDATSGYDAANPYVNRDARFYASILYNGATYRNSTVQTYTPGGKDSKDGPSNWNTSKTGYYLRKFMDDRNPIDNPWDVAGLQPWIYMRYAEILLSYAEAQNEAVGPDATVYDAVNQVRQRQSVKQPVLTAGLTKEQMRTVIRRERQVELAFEEHRYYDVRRWNIAMQTENVPAYGIDVTVSNGQLVYTRKEALSGRLFAEKNNWLPIPRSEILATNNKLEQTTGY encoded by the coding sequence ATGAAAACTAAGCACTTTATTTATTCTTTAATAGCCTTCGCAGGCGTCACTTTTACCTCCTGTAAGAAAGATTACCTGGACATCGTACCGACGGACAGGGTATCTGACGCAGCGATCCTGGCGGATTCTTCTCTCTTCAATGATTTCGTATTGAACCGTTACCTGAGCATCAAACTGCAGGACAAGGAAGGGGAAGGTACCAATCCGGGTTTCGGCAGGGGATTCGAATATGCCATGTGGGCTTCCGTGAGCGACGAAGCAATTTACAATAACGATGATAACACCTGGCTGATCCAGCGTGGTTTGCTGGCGCCTGAGAACACCGGCATCGCTGGTACACTGTGGGGCAGAAGCTACCGCAGTATCAGGGAAGTGAACTGGGGACTGGCCAATATCATGCAGGTGCAGATGGGCGAAGGACTGAGAACCAGACTGAGAGGAGAACTGCACTTCATCCGTGCATTCCGCTATCATGACCTGATCAGGAACTATGGTAAAGTGATCCTGGTAGGTGATAAGGTATATGAGCTGAACGATAAACCAACAGAAGCGGATTACACCCGCTCTTCGCTGAAAGAATGTATGGACTATGCAGTTGCTGAACTGGATTCTGCTATTGCACAACTGCCGGCAGCGAACGATGGTTCCTGGGAGTCAGGCAGAGCGATCAAGGGCGCTGCTATGGCGTTGAAAGCAAGACTGCTGCTGTACGCAGCAAGTCCGCTGTATAATGTGGGTTCCTGGGCAGATGCCGCTGCTGCTGCCAAAGCAGTAATGGATCTCAATCAATATTCAATCGCACCGGACTATGCTAAGTTGTTCCTGGATGTGAACAATAATGAGATCATTTTCGCCCGTCAGTATGCGATCGGTGCACGCCACGTGTGCCTTGAAATTGCGAATGGTGCAAATGGTTATAACGGATGGGCAGGCAATACACCGCTGCAGAACATGGTGGATGCCTATGAAATGAACAATGGTAAACCCATCACGGATGCTACTTCCGGTTATGATGCGGCGAATCCATATGTGAACAGGGACGCCCGTTTCTATGCCAGCATTCTGTATAACGGTGCTACCTACAGGAACTCAACCGTACAGACCTACACACCGGGTGGAAAGGATAGTAAAGATGGTCCTTCCAACTGGAATACGTCTAAAACGGGTTACTACCTGCGTAAGTTCATGGATGACAGGAACCCGATCGATAACCCATGGGATGTGGCAGGTTTACAGCCATGGATCTACATGCGCTATGCAGAGATCCTGCTGAGCTATGCAGAAGCACAGAATGAAGCAGTCGGTCCGGATGCTACCGTATACGATGCTGTTAATCAGGTAAGACAACGCCAGAGCGTGAAACAGCCCGTACTTACAGCAGGGCTGACCAAAGAGCAGATGCGTACAGTGATACGGAGAGAACGTCAGGTAGAACTGGCATTCGAAGAGCATCGTTACTATGATGTACGTCGCTGGAACATTGCAATGCAGACGGAGAACGTACCTGCGTATGGGATCGATGTGACTGTCTCAAATGGTCAGTTGGTGTATACCAGAAAAGAAGCCCTCAGCGGACGCCTGTTCGCAGAAAAGAACAACTGGTTACCTATCCCAAGATCAGAGATCTTAGCAACTAATAACAAACTGGAACAAACCACCGGATATTAA
- a CDS encoding TlpA disulfide reductase family protein encodes MRKTIPVLLGAVLAAGIQTATAQKKPAADTLAKHYQALLKGSDADKAILTNELYALLKTKKEENWITAANNFYQLKKADVADSVQVAAEKRFPGGIVARGKALQVVYDEKDAVKKEELFQVWIRKYPPKKFGSERIIYDYARNAVGTAYTDAGNIPKALEYANSIESPFWKGQGWAGTAERLMKQGHYAEAKVLLKKAVDDAAAFRTTRKDEFGAKFAATGYPGYLSSYVACLFQEKQYDSALVYIKLAEKAEDPVRASVIEMYAKILLNKGDYAAAYEKLSGIAARGLLNPTTKGQLEEAFGKVRGGNFQSYLDSLKGHMNTAIEEEMAKQIINIPAPGFTLKDVDGNTVSLADFKGKTIVLDFWATWCGPCKASFPSMKKAMEKYKDDPNVKFLFVHTWEKEENATANAKKYITQNNYPFQVLMDLKDPKTGENKVVSSYEVKGIPTKFVIDRNGNIRFRFTGFTAGEDAAVGEVAAMINLANK; translated from the coding sequence ATGAGAAAAACAATTCCGGTATTATTAGGCGCTGTACTGGCTGCAGGCATACAGACGGCTACTGCCCAGAAAAAACCCGCAGCCGATACACTGGCCAAACATTACCAGGCACTCCTGAAAGGCAGCGATGCTGACAAGGCTATACTGACCAATGAGCTATACGCATTGCTGAAAACTAAAAAAGAAGAGAACTGGATCACGGCCGCCAATAACTTCTATCAGCTGAAAAAAGCGGATGTGGCTGACTCTGTACAGGTGGCAGCTGAGAAACGCTTCCCTGGCGGTATCGTAGCACGTGGTAAAGCCCTGCAGGTCGTCTACGACGAAAAAGATGCGGTGAAGAAAGAAGAACTGTTCCAGGTATGGATCAGGAAGTATCCACCTAAAAAGTTCGGCTCCGAGAGGATTATTTATGATTATGCCCGCAACGCCGTGGGTACCGCATATACAGACGCAGGTAATATTCCTAAAGCCCTTGAATATGCCAACAGCATAGAGTCCCCTTTCTGGAAAGGACAGGGTTGGGCAGGTACCGCCGAGCGCCTGATGAAACAGGGGCATTATGCAGAGGCGAAGGTCCTGCTGAAAAAAGCTGTAGATGATGCGGCTGCATTCAGGACCACCCGCAAAGATGAATTCGGTGCCAAATTTGCCGCCACAGGCTACCCGGGCTACCTGAGTTCCTACGTCGCCTGCCTGTTCCAGGAAAAACAGTATGACTCCGCACTGGTATACATCAAACTGGCAGAGAAAGCAGAAGATCCGGTAAGAGCTTCCGTAATAGAAATGTACGCGAAGATCCTGCTGAATAAAGGCGACTACGCTGCTGCCTACGAAAAGCTGAGCGGCATCGCTGCCCGTGGTCTGCTGAACCCAACCACCAAAGGCCAGCTCGAAGAAGCCTTTGGCAAGGTAAGAGGCGGTAACTTCCAGTCTTACCTGGATTCCCTGAAAGGGCACATGAATACGGCTATAGAAGAAGAAATGGCGAAGCAGATCATCAACATACCTGCTCCCGGCTTTACGCTGAAAGATGTAGACGGCAACACCGTGTCCCTGGCCGATTTCAAAGGCAAGACCATCGTACTGGACTTCTGGGCTACCTGGTGTGGACCATGTAAAGCATCCTTCCCTTCCATGAAAAAGGCGATGGAAAAATACAAGGACGATCCCAACGTGAAGTTCCTCTTTGTACATACATGGGAGAAAGAAGAAAATGCAACCGCGAATGCGAAGAAATATATCACCCAGAACAACTACCCTTTCCAGGTGCTGATGGACCTGAAAGACCCTAAAACAGGTGAAAACAAAGTAGTGAGCAGTTACGAGGTGAAAGGTATTCCGACCAAGTTCGTCATTGACAGGAACGGTAATATCCGCTTCCGCTTTACCGGATTCACAGCTGGCGAGGATGCAGCAGTAGGTGAAGTGGCCGCCATGATCAACCTGGCGAATAAATAA
- a CDS encoding glycoside hydrolase produces the protein MRRLFIPVLMVFTCKTAVAQTTAVHISIDPGTTYQTIDNFSASDAWSVQFAGNWPEQKKNTMADWLFSTDTSTTGSPIGIGLSMWRYNIGAGSAEQGDSSAIRDEWRRTTDWQQQSGQLWFLQAAHKRNVRQFLGFLNSPPVHLTLNGKAFAFNGKSNITADKYGALAEYIATAIRGIHQLTGVQFDVISPINEPQWDWSDGGQEGCPYDNEQISGVTKSLSRTLTSKKIKTKILVGEAGKLDYLFSEADKPGKGTQVSAFFDKSSPYYVGHLSNVSRNIAAHSYFTTSPAALAVSTREAVAKAVAAVPGLGFWQSEYCILGDNAGEINGNKRDYGMDAALYLATVIHRDLTIANARAWQYWLAISPYDYKDGLIYIDKNKTDGEYRDSKMLWAMGNYSRFIRPGAQRIRTGIQGDSTLLVSAYRNTDKTVCLVIVNNSQREMKIAAASEKGTFTHTRAYITSAAGNLRPLPADNNIIIPARAVVTVTGSIKS, from the coding sequence ATGAGAAGACTCTTTATACCGGTGTTGATGGTGTTTACATGTAAGACTGCGGTGGCTCAGACCACCGCAGTTCATATCAGCATCGACCCGGGTACGACTTACCAGACGATTGATAATTTCAGTGCGTCTGATGCCTGGTCTGTGCAGTTTGCAGGCAACTGGCCTGAGCAGAAGAAAAATACCATGGCTGACTGGCTATTCAGCACAGATACCAGTACTACCGGGTCGCCCATTGGTATCGGCCTGTCGATGTGGCGCTATAATATTGGCGCCGGCAGTGCGGAACAGGGAGACAGCAGTGCCATACGGGATGAATGGAGAAGGACCACTGACTGGCAGCAGCAATCCGGACAACTGTGGTTCCTGCAGGCCGCACACAAAAGGAACGTCCGTCAGTTCCTGGGCTTTCTGAATAGTCCGCCGGTACACCTGACCCTCAATGGTAAAGCATTTGCCTTTAACGGGAAGAGTAATATCACTGCGGATAAATACGGCGCACTGGCTGAATATATAGCTACCGCTATCAGGGGTATCCATCAACTTACAGGTGTACAGTTTGATGTGATCAGCCCGATCAATGAACCGCAGTGGGACTGGAGTGATGGCGGACAGGAAGGATGTCCGTATGACAATGAGCAGATCAGCGGTGTTACAAAGAGCCTAAGCAGGACATTAACGTCGAAGAAGATCAAAACAAAAATATTAGTAGGGGAAGCCGGTAAACTGGACTATCTGTTCAGCGAGGCAGATAAACCCGGAAAAGGTACACAGGTCTCAGCTTTTTTTGATAAATCTTCGCCTTATTATGTCGGGCATCTTTCTAACGTAAGCCGTAACATTGCTGCGCATAGTTATTTCACCACTTCTCCCGCAGCCCTGGCTGTCAGTACAAGAGAAGCCGTAGCGAAGGCCGTTGCCGCCGTGCCCGGACTGGGTTTCTGGCAGTCCGAATATTGTATCCTCGGCGATAACGCCGGTGAGATCAACGGTAACAAAAGGGACTATGGCATGGATGCCGCATTGTACCTGGCCACCGTGATCCACCGCGATCTGACCATAGCGAATGCCAGGGCCTGGCAATACTGGCTGGCGATCTCTCCGTACGATTATAAGGATGGACTGATCTACATTGATAAGAACAAGACGGATGGTGAATACCGTGATAGCAAGATGTTGTGGGCGATGGGTAACTACAGCCGGTTTATCAGACCAGGTGCACAACGTATCAGAACAGGTATCCAGGGAGATAGCACCCTGCTGGTATCTGCGTATAGGAACACAGATAAAACGGTGTGTCTTGTGATCGTGAATAATTCACAGCGGGAGATGAAGATCGCTGCCGCCAGTGAAAAAGGTACGTTCACCCATACACGCGCTTATATCACTTCCGCTGCCGGGAACCTCCGACCCTTACCGGCAGACAATAACATTATTATACCTGCACGTGCGGTGGTAACAGTGACAGGTAGTATCAAATCATAA
- a CDS encoding LuxR C-terminal-related transcriptional regulator yields the protein MAEKLFISPYTVENHRKVLMEKFGVNRVAAAIKLAGQYGFL from the coding sequence ATTGCAGAAAAGCTATTTATAAGCCCATATACGGTCGAAAATCACCGGAAGGTCCTGATGGAAAAATTCGGGGTGAACCGCGTTGCAGCGGCTATTAAACTGGCAGGACAATACGGTTTTCTGTAG